Genomic segment of Pseudomonas iranensis:
ACCGGGTCGATCAGAAAGGTGCGAATGATCGACGGGTAGAGGCTTTTGTAATCCAGGACCAACACCGATTCGTAAAGCCCCGGGCGTGAATCCATAACGAAACCGCCAGGGCTGGCCTGGGGTGGATTGGTGCCCAGATTGGGTGCAACGAAGCCCTGGCGGTGCATCAACGGCATGTACAAATGGGTGAACGCGGCGACCGAACCGCCGCTGCGGTCGGCCGGCAAACCGGTGACGCTGGCGCGTTCAAGCAAAAACGTCAGCAGTTCGGTCTTGGCGAAGATCCGCGTGACCAGCTCGCAGTCCTTGAGGTTGTATTTGGCCAGCGCCGGTTTGTCCTCGGCGAACATGCGGTTGATCTCGTCCATGCGCTGGTACGGATTGTTGATCGCCTTGCCTTCGCCAAGCAGGGTCTGCGCGACGTTTTCCAGGCTGAACGAGGGAAAACTCCAGGTCGCCGAACGCAACGACTCGATGCCATCGATGATCAGCCGCCCCGCTGCAGAGGCGAAGTAGTGATTGCGGCTGCCGTGCTCGCGCCACTGCATTTCTTCGCCGCCACGACCGATCTTCAGCGGCACGCCAAGACGCCGTGCGTGTTCGTGAAGGATGCGCAGGTCGAACTGCACAACGTTCCAGCCAATGATCGCGTCGGGGTCGTGGCGGGCGAACCAGTCGTTGAGCTTCTTCAGAATGAGCGTGCGCGAATCGCAGTATTCAAGGTCGAAATCGACAATGCTGGCGTCGCCGTTCGGCGCGCCGAGCATGTACACCTGGCGCTCGCCGCAGCCTTCCAGCGCGATGGAATACAGCTCGCCGTTTTCGGTGGTCTCGATGTCGAGTGAGACCAAGCGCAGCTTCGGCCGGTAATCGGGGTCGGGCTTCAGCTGGGCGTTGATCAGTACGCCGTCAGCATCCGGGGTGCCGCCAAACAGCACTGGCGCGGTGATGAAGCGCTCCATCAGATAGCGTTCCGGCGGGCGCACGTCGGCTTCGAAGACGTCGACGCCGGCGCGGTTGAGCGCGGTTTCGAGGCGCATCAACTGGCCGTGCTGCTGACAATACAGACCGAGCACCGGACGATGCTGGAAATCGAGCAAGGCCAACGGTCGCAGCTCTACATTCTTTTCATCGTGCAGCAGACGCTCGGCCGCGTCTCGCTGTGCGGCGGGAATAAACGCGACCGACGGCTGATGCGCCAGACGCACGCGGCGCGGCCCGGCGTCCGTTGCCAGCCAGAACTCGACTTCGGTGCCGGCCGGCGTATCGCGCCAATGCCGGGTCAGGACGAAGCCCTGCTGTAAATCCACCACTGCGACCTCAACGTTTCAATCAGAACGCCATTCTACGCAGGATCTGTGGCGAGGGATTTATCTGTGGCGAGGGGATTTATCCCCGCTGGCCGCGAAGCGGCCCCGCTTTTAATGAAAGGGCCTGCTGCGCAGGCCAACGGGGATGAATCCCCTCGCCACAGATGCTTCATTCACCGATACAAAGATGTTTTTTCCGGCAAATGGCGTTTTTTGCACGCTAACTGCCGCTTTGCCACCTTGCTCTGCGCGGCTGCGTCTACGATGCTTGATGAACAACGACAACACCTGAGTAACCGCCATGAAGACCGTCGCCCAACTGCTCAAGCTCAAAGATCAGAAAAATCAGGAAGTGCACCAGATCAAACCCGATCACATGGTGCTCGAAGCGCTGATGAAGATGGCCGAGAAAAACGTCGGCGCCTTGCTGGTGGTCGAAGACGACAAAGTGGTCGGCATCATCAGCGAGCGTGACTATGCACGCAAACTGGTGCTGCACGGGCGCTCTTCGGTCGGTACGCCAGTGCGCGACATCATGGTCAAGGACGTGATTACCGTCGACACCCGGCAAACCGTCGACACCTGCTTGGGCATCATGTCGGACAAACGCCTGCGCCACTTGCCGGTGGTCGAGGACGGCAAGTTGATCGGCCTGTTGTCGATCGGCGATCTGGTGAAGGAAGCGATTGCCGAACAGGCCGAGCTGATCAAACAGCTGGAGCAGTACATTCGCGGCGACTGAGCCCACCGCCGTGATCCCCTTGTGGGAGCGAGCCTGCTTGCGAATGCGCCAGGTCAGTGATGATCGTTCCCACGCTCTGCGTGGGAATGCAGCCCGGGACGCTCCGCGTCCCTCTAAAGCCGAACGCGGAGCGTCCGTTGAGGCATTCCCACGCAGAGCGTGGGAACGATCTCGCCCGTCAGGCCGGCCAATGCCGCTCAAACACCGGTGCCAGCACCGGGTGCCGGTCGATCCTTTGCAGCCACGCATAAAAGCCCGGGCGGGTCTGGCGCAGGTGTTCGCGGCTGCCGGCCCAGCGGCTCACCACGGCTGCCAGCACATCCAGTGCGCCGGGCGTTTCGTCATCCAGATATAGCTCCCCGGAAAACTGATCGGCAAACACCTCCCAACTGAAGTGCAAGCGCTGGCGGGCGCCGGCGATCAGGTTTTGCCGTGCGCTCTCGTCGGGCGTGCTCAGCCAGCGCTCGGGGTAATCGATGATGCCGACCGCCGCATAGCAATTGCTGACGATATAGGCGAGACCGCGAATCGCCTGATCACGATCGGCAGCCTTGCTCGGCAGCAGGCCGGACTTGGGAAACGTCAGGCCCAGGTGAATCAGGATCGCCGCACTTTCGGTCATGGCGCTGCCGTCCGGCAGTTGCAGGGTCGGTATCTGTTTCAACGGATTGAGTTTGCCCAGCGCCTCGTCGGCCTCGGCGCTGGCTTCGGTATCAATGAAGCGATAGGCGATCTGGCACAACTCCAGTGCCGCCTCGATGGCAGCCGCGCCGGAATTCTTGTGCCCGTAGAGCTGGTACATGTCCGTTCCCCCGATAAGGCCTTTGCACAGGGTAGATGGCTGGCTGGCCTGACGTAGAAAATTCTGCATATGTGTCATGATTGGCACGTTTTTCCCATGCACTGCCGACTTGCGAAATCAACCTTCGCCAATCAGCGCTGGCGGTGCCCATCCCGCACCAAGAGCATTCATCGAACGCTATCCGCGTTCTTGTAAGGTGCGACAGCGAACCAAAAGTTCGCCTGTCCGAGCTGGCAATAAGGAGTTCACCTGTGAATCTTCAAATGCTCCGCCGTACGACATACCCGACTCACTCGCAAATCCAGCCCCAAGTTCAGCCGAGCCTATTCAGCCTGGCGCGTTTCTCCTTTATTACCTGAAACTCAATGCACACTCTGCGTGCCTGGCGATCGAGCAATCGCCGGGCGCCAAGTGTTATTTATTTTTTAAATACGGCAATTAATAAAAGGCACAACAACAGGATTGTCGAACAATGACTTTCCGTCATTGAAGTTGCACCAAAAGCGCACGCCCGAATGTGACGCAGTTAACCAATACTCCAGAATCAAAATAAGGAATATGTCCTGTGAACCGCTGAATGACTGACCTGCACCAAATCGATTCGCTACGCACCGATAGGTGCTAAGCCTGATCACCGAGCAGCCGCTCTATCCCGCCGGTTTGCGTGATACAGCGTTCCCTCTGACTCGCTCTGGAAAAAGCCCTTCTGCGAGGACTTTAGGATCACTTCGCGCCGAATAAAACAGTGGGCGAACTTGAAACTTATATAAATGCGACATCAGTAACACCGAAGATTTGCGTTCAACCCGTTTCAGCAACATCTGGCACACCTGTTGCAAACTGTAACAAACCTGAGACAGCTCACGTCCCCACACAACAACAAGCCACGGAATGGATAATGAACAATCGATATAGATGCTACTAAGCCACTAAGTTTGTTCGAGGCCGTTTAAACAGATAGTTCAACTATCGGCTCGCGTACACCTTGAAGAAAGTTACACCTACTCACTCGAACATCAGCCAGATGTTCGGACGGCACCTTATTGCCCTTCATCTGACCCGAGGGAGCTTTAATGAACGATGCGGTAAAGCACAAAACCCTGCCGGGGCCGTTGCAGCAAGCGCCGGTCCCGCCGGCAACGGGCAGGCCGGCGTTTACAGCCAATACGTCACGACCCGGCGGGTTGAACAAACCACAGATGCTCTTGCTGATCGCCGTGTCGGCGCTGATACACGGCGGCGCGTGGTGGTTCTTCCATCAGGCGCGTCCTGAGCCACTGCCGACGCCGCCGGAAATTCCGGAAATGACCGTCGAGCTGACCAGCCCGACGCCTCCGGCCCCGCCGACACCGGAACCACCTCCACCGCCCCCGCCTCCACCGCCGCCGGAACCCGAGCAGCCGGTGGAAGACGAGGACGCGGTCAAGCCGCCGCCCAAACCGGTGGAGAAGCCCAAGCCGATCGAAAAACCAAAACCGGTCGAGAAACCCAAACCGGTGAAGAAAGTCGAGCCACCAAAAGCGCCGCCAGCCCCGGCGCAACCTGCCGCACCTGCGGCGCCGACGACACCGAGCGCACCACCGGCACCACCTGCTGCGCCCGCTCCGGTCAAGGAATCGGCGGCGATTTCCGGCCTGGCCAGCCTTGGCAACCCGCCGCCGGAATACCCGTCGCTGGCGCTGCGGCGCAACTGGGAAGGCAGCGTGGTGCTGCGCATTCAGGTGCTGGCCAACGGCCGTGCCGGCAGCGTGACGGTGACCAAGTCCAGCGGCAAACCGCAACTGGATGAGGCGGCCGTCGCGGCGGTGAAGAACTGGAAGTTCATTCCGGCCAAGCGCGGCGACACGCCGATCGACGGCTTCGCCACCCAGACCATCGATTTCAAATTGCCGCAATGACGGCGCAACCGACTCATTACTGATTAACGCAAGCGAGGTGTAGCCATGAACGATTCACTGTCTTCGATGATTGTCCCCGGTGTGCTCTGGGGCCTGGTGCTGTTTTCCGTGGTCAGTTGGGCGATCCTGCTGGTCAAGTCGGCCCAGTACCTGCGCCAGAAAGCGCAGAACAAGCAGTTCGCCAAAGCCTTCTGGAGCGCGCCGGACCTGCTCACCGCCGCCGAACACGCCAGCCAGTATCCAGGCTCGCTGGCGCGCATCGCCAGCAGCGGTTTCGAAGCCCTGCTGGTGGAAGAGTCGCCGCGTACCACGCAACAACTGGCGCACACCATCAACCGTTCCGATCGCCTGGAACGCAACCTGCGCCAGCAGATCCAGAAGGAACGTCGCTCGCTGGAAAACGGCCAGGCGATTCTCGCCAGTATCGGCAGCACCGCGCCGTTCATTGGCCTGTTCGGCACCGTGTGGGGAATCATGGAAGCCCTGCAAAGCATTGGCGAAACCGGCTCGGCCAGCCTTGAAGCGGTCGCCGGGCCTATCGGCCACGCGCTGATCGCCACTGGCGTGGGCATCGCCGTCGCGGTGCCGGCGGTGCTGATCTACAACTTCTTCCTGCGTCGGCTGAAACTCGCCTCGGCGGACATGGACGACTTCGCCCACGACTTCGACGCCCTCGCCTCGCGCAGTGCGTTTTCCATCAGCCGCCAGGCCATCGCCAGCAAAAGCACCACCGCCGTGCGGGAGGCCAGCTGATGTCCTTCTCCACTCAAGACAGCGATGAAGTGCTCAGCGAAATGAACGTCACGCCGCTGGTCGACGTCATGCTCGTGCTGCTGGTGGTGTTCATTGTCACCGCGCCGCTGATGACCAACGCGATCAAGGTCAACCTGCCGAAAACCGACGCCGTCGCCCCCGCAGAAAAGAAAGACCCGGTGGTGGTCAGCGTTGATCAGGATGGCAAGTTCTATCTGGCCAAGACCGAACTGGCCCCGGAATCCCTCGAGGCCAGCCTCAAGGAGGTCAAGGCCAAAGACGCCGAAGTGCGTGTGCAATTGCAGGCCGATGCCGCCGTCAATTACGGCCAGGTGGCCAAGGCCATGGCATCGATCGAACGCTCCGGCATCAGCAAGATTTCGGTGATGACCACCCACTGAGTGCGGTGCCGGATGGGTGATGAAACACCCGCCCGGCACCGCTGAAAAAAGAAATCCCGTCGCACCCGGCCGACCGAAACAACGCTACGCGTCTTCGGAGGGGATCGGCTTGCTTGAAGAAAGTGGTTTTCCGCGCGCGGTATCACCGGAAGCGGAGCAATGAGCGGCTCACAAGGCCAATTCGATAACGTCTGAAAATCGGAAACAACCATGCTGATGAACACTCCACGCTTCACGCTCAAACCTTTGGTGGCAACGATGTCTCGCCACCGTTTCGTTCCGCTGTATCTGGTGGCCATGGGGATGGGCGCCGGGACCGTGCAAGCGGCCGAGGACGACAACAGCGCCACGCCGGCAGCCGCTGTCGTGGCGGCGCCGACCACGCAACTGCAACGGGTCGAAGTGACCGGTTCGGCGATTCGCCGGGTCGATGCGGAAACGGCGGTGCCGATCACCATCCTCAAGGCTGAGGAACTGCGCAAACAGGGCGTGACCACCACCGCCGAACTGGTCCAGCGCATCACCGGTAGTCAGTCGATCAACAACAGCGCCGGCTCCGTCGGCGCGGCCACTGGCGGTGCGTCGTTTGCCGACATGCGCGGCATCGGCGCGAACAAGACGCTGGTGCTGCTCAATGGTCGACGCCTGG
This window contains:
- a CDS encoding CBS domain-containing protein, encoding MKTVAQLLKLKDQKNQEVHQIKPDHMVLEALMKMAEKNVGALLVVEDDKVVGIISERDYARKLVLHGRSSVGTPVRDIMVKDVITVDTRQTVDTCLGIMSDKRLRHLPVVEDGKLIGLLSIGDLVKEAIAEQAELIKQLEQYIRGD
- a CDS encoding TonB family protein; this translates as MNDAVKHKTLPGPLQQAPVPPATGRPAFTANTSRPGGLNKPQMLLLIAVSALIHGGAWWFFHQARPEPLPTPPEIPEMTVELTSPTPPAPPTPEPPPPPPPPPPPEPEQPVEDEDAVKPPPKPVEKPKPIEKPKPVEKPKPVKKVEPPKAPPAPAQPAAPAAPTTPSAPPAPPAAPAPVKESAAISGLASLGNPPPEYPSLALRRNWEGSVVLRIQVLANGRAGSVTVTKSSGKPQLDEAAVAAVKNWKFIPAKRGDTPIDGFATQTIDFKLPQ
- a CDS encoding glutathione S-transferase N-terminal domain-containing protein; the protein is MYQLYGHKNSGAAAIEAALELCQIAYRFIDTEASAEADEALGKLNPLKQIPTLQLPDGSAMTESAAILIHLGLTFPKSGLLPSKAADRDQAIRGLAYIVSNCYAAVGIIDYPERWLSTPDESARQNLIAGARQRLHFSWEVFADQFSGELYLDDETPGALDVLAAVVSRWAGSREHLRQTRPGFYAWLQRIDRHPVLAPVFERHWPA
- a CDS encoding ExbD/TolR family protein, which gives rise to MSFSTQDSDEVLSEMNVTPLVDVMLVLLVVFIVTAPLMTNAIKVNLPKTDAVAPAEKKDPVVVSVDQDGKFYLAKTELAPESLEASLKEVKAKDAEVRVQLQADAAVNYGQVAKAMASIERSGISKISVMTTH
- a CDS encoding DNA polymerase II, yielding MDLQQGFVLTRHWRDTPAGTEVEFWLATDAGPRRVRLAHQPSVAFIPAAQRDAAERLLHDEKNVELRPLALLDFQHRPVLGLYCQQHGQLMRLETALNRAGVDVFEADVRPPERYLMERFITAPVLFGGTPDADGVLINAQLKPDPDYRPKLRLVSLDIETTENGELYSIALEGCGERQVYMLGAPNGDASIVDFDLEYCDSRTLILKKLNDWFARHDPDAIIGWNVVQFDLRILHEHARRLGVPLKIGRGGEEMQWREHGSRNHYFASAAGRLIIDGIESLRSATWSFPSFSLENVAQTLLGEGKAINNPYQRMDEINRMFAEDKPALAKYNLKDCELVTRIFAKTELLTFLLERASVTGLPADRSGGSVAAFTHLYMPLMHRQGFVAPNLGTNPPQASPGGFVMDSRPGLYESVLVLDYKSLYPSIIRTFLIDPVGLIEGLQHPDDADSVAGFRGARFSRTRHCLPSIVARVAEGRETAKREHNAPLSQALKIIMNAFYGVLGSSGCRFFDTRLASSITLRGHEIMLRTRQLIEEQGHAVIYGDTDSTFVWLRSLHGQDEAAQIGHALVKHVNDWWRTHVREEHGLESALELQFEIHYKRFLMPTIRGAEEGSKKRYAGLVTRADGSEEMVYKGLETVRTDWSLLARQFQQELYERIFQRKPYQDYVRDYVRKTLAGEFDDRLIYRKRLRRTLDDYERNVPPHVRAARLADDYNAEQGRPRQYQNGGWISYVITLAGPEPLEVRRAAIDYDHYITRQLQPVADAILPFVDDDFSTLIGGQLGLF
- a CDS encoding MotA/TolQ/ExbB proton channel family protein; this encodes MNDSLSSMIVPGVLWGLVLFSVVSWAILLVKSAQYLRQKAQNKQFAKAFWSAPDLLTAAEHASQYPGSLARIASSGFEALLVEESPRTTQQLAHTINRSDRLERNLRQQIQKERRSLENGQAILASIGSTAPFIGLFGTVWGIMEALQSIGETGSASLEAVAGPIGHALIATGVGIAVAVPAVLIYNFFLRRLKLASADMDDFAHDFDALASRSAFSISRQAIASKSTTAVREAS